From Sulfurovum zhangzhouensis, one genomic window encodes:
- a CDS encoding F0F1 ATP synthase subunit B family protein: MKKLALYALFLVPAVVLASSGNAGESHYFQITGRETDFVPRLVNFIIFAGLLYYLLANPIKNFFKGRQAGIESRLKEIEEKLQAAKDMKREAEERVEEAEARAAQIIEDAKKEAVILAEGIARANETELNAMQKQFDEKLVLEEKKSAREVIDEVLGESITNDDIMLGESKVIEIVKKKVA; the protein is encoded by the coding sequence ATGAAAAAATTGGCACTATATGCACTATTTTTGGTTCCGGCTGTTGTTCTTGCATCAAGTGGAAATGCTGGTGAGAGTCACTACTTCCAGATTACTGGTAGAGAGACAGACTTTGTTCCAAGATTGGTAAACTTCATTATTTTTGCCGGCTTGCTTTACTATCTATTGGCTAACCCTATCAAAAATTTCTTCAAGGGAAGACAAGCAGGGATTGAGTCTAGACTTAAAGAGATTGAAGAGAAACTTCAAGCTGCTAAAGATATGAAAAGAGAGGCTGAAGAGCGTGTTGAAGAAGCAGAGGCTAGAGCTGCTCAAATCATTGAAGATGCAAAAAAAGAAGCTGTAATTCTTGCAGAGGGTATTGCTCGTGCAAACGAGACTGAGCTAAATGCAATGCAAAAACAGTTTGATGAGAAGCTTGTTTTAGAAGAGAAAAAGTCTGCTAGAGAAGTGATTGATGAAGTTCTTGGCGAAAGCATCACAAACGATGACATTATGCTCGGTGAGTCTAAAGTTATTGAAATTGTGAAGAAGAAGGTGGCATAA
- a CDS encoding FoF1 ATP synthase subunit B': MLDLHLPLMLFVLVLFITLIVLLNNMLFQPLIKFMDDRDNSIAKDLEAAKGLSGNTDELNAKADDILSNAKAEAAAIRQKAIDDEKALAASKVETKQSELEQEYASFVEKLASNREELKNSLLSQMPLFKESLKAKFSKL, translated from the coding sequence ATGCTTGACCTACATTTACCGTTAATGTTGTTTGTCTTGGTACTATTCATCACCCTAATTGTTCTTTTAAATAATATGCTATTTCAACCACTGATCAAGTTCATGGATGACAGGGATAACTCTATAGCAAAAGATTTGGAAGCGGCAAAAGGATTGAGCGGTAATACCGATGAACTTAACGCTAAAGCAGATGATATTCTTAGCAATGCTAAAGCTGAAGCTGCAGCGATTAGACAGAAAGCAATCGATGATGAAAAGGCATTGGCTGCGAGTAAAGTCGAAACTAAACAGAGTGAGCTTGAACAAGAGTATGCTAGCTTCGTTGAAAAACTAGCAAGCAATAGAGAAGAGCTTAAGAACTCACTTCTTTCACAGATGCCTCTTTTCAAAGAGAGCTTAAAAGCTAAGTTTAGCAAACTATAA
- a CDS encoding ParB/RepB/Spo0J family partition protein, with protein MALGRGLGEILSEVEEAYAKDLSSIDSSELEAQGARVAEIEVSTISPNPFQPRKHFDEKALQELSESIKEHGLLQPIVVIEKGDGYMLIAGERRLRAHKLANLPVVKAIIADVDIDDIRLRELALIENIQRENLNPIELANSYAELIEVHGIRHEDLSDIVHKSRSQITNTMRLLTLSDYAQEQLVEGNISQGHAKVLVGLDALKQKVIIDSIVGQKLSVREAENIVKNYKNNNEQKSKTQAQSTFMDDYKAAINAALPFKHKIKSKSVEISFSSSQEIENFLSILKKA; from the coding sequence ATGGCATTAGGAAGAGGATTGGGGGAAATACTCTCTGAAGTGGAAGAAGCGTATGCCAAGGATCTAAGTTCGATTGATAGTTCAGAACTTGAAGCACAAGGTGCAAGAGTAGCTGAGATAGAAGTCTCTACTATATCGCCAAACCCGTTTCAGCCTCGTAAACACTTTGATGAGAAGGCACTTCAAGAGTTAAGTGAGTCGATCAAAGAGCACGGACTTCTACAACCTATTGTAGTAATTGAAAAGGGTGATGGATACATGCTTATTGCGGGTGAACGTCGTTTACGCGCACATAAACTTGCTAATCTCCCAGTGGTCAAAGCTATAATTGCCGATGTTGATATCGACGATATCAGATTGCGTGAACTTGCACTGATTGAAAATATTCAAAGAGAAAACCTCAATCCGATAGAGCTGGCGAACTCTTATGCCGAGCTTATAGAAGTACATGGGATAAGACATGAGGATCTTAGTGATATAGTTCATAAAAGCCGTTCTCAGATCACCAATACTATGCGTCTTCTGACTCTAAGTGATTATGCACAAGAACAGTTAGTTGAAGGAAATATTTCACAAGGCCATGCTAAAGTACTTGTTGGCTTGGATGCACTAAAACAAAAAGTAATTATTGATAGTATTGTAGGACAAAAACTCTCTGTGCGAGAAGCTGAAAATATAGTCAAAAATTATAAAAACAATAATGAACAAAAATCAAAAACACAAGCACAATCTACATTCATGGATGACTATAAAGCAGCGATAAATGCTGCATTACCTTTTAAACATAAGATAAAATCAAAAAGTGTAGAAATTAGTTTCAGCTCCTCTCAAGAAATTGAAAACTTTTTATCAATCCTCAAAAAAGCATAA
- a CDS encoding ParA family protein, with protein MSEVISIANQKGGVGKTTTAVNLAASLAQKDKKVLLIDIDPQSNATTSLGFTRGDYEFNVYHVLIGSKKFSEVILKTEIKKLHIVPSNIGLVGIEKEFYSPKKKNRELILKEKIKEIADRYDYIIIDSPPALGPITINALSASDSVIIPIQCEFFALEGLAQLLNTVSLLKKTINPKLKIKGFLPTMYSNQNNLSKQVLADLTHHFKDKLFHISKSKECIVIPRNVKIAESPSFGKPISEYAASSKGSVAYSELANVIIRN; from the coding sequence ATGAGTGAAGTAATAAGTATTGCCAATCAAAAAGGTGGCGTCGGAAAAACAACAACTGCTGTAAATTTAGCAGCTTCGTTGGCACAGAAAGATAAAAAAGTTCTTCTTATCGATATAGATCCTCAGTCTAATGCAACGACTAGTTTAGGGTTTACTAGAGGAGACTATGAGTTCAATGTCTATCATGTATTGATAGGAAGTAAAAAGTTCTCAGAAGTGATACTGAAAACTGAAATAAAAAAACTTCACATCGTACCTTCAAATATCGGCTTGGTTGGGATAGAAAAAGAATTTTATTCACCAAAGAAGAAAAATAGAGAATTGATCCTAAAAGAGAAGATCAAAGAGATTGCAGATAGATATGACTATATCATTATTGATTCGCCGCCTGCACTCGGTCCTATTACCATTAATGCACTCTCTGCATCAGATTCTGTTATTATCCCGATTCAGTGTGAATTCTTTGCATTAGAAGGACTTGCTCAGTTACTGAATACTGTTAGTCTTTTGAAAAAAACGATTAATCCTAAACTGAAGATCAAGGGATTCCTGCCTACAATGTATTCAAATCAGAATAACCTTTCAAAGCAGGTGTTAGCAGATCTAACACACCATTTTAAAGATAAACTCTTTCACATTAGTAAGAGTAAAGAGTGTATCGTTATCCCTCGTAATGTTAAAATAGCTGAATCACCAAGTTTCGGTAAACCTATATCTGAGTATGCAGCAAGTTCCAAAGGTTCTGTAGCTTATAGTGAACTCGCAAACGTTATTATCAGGAACTAG
- a CDS encoding biotin--[acetyl-CoA-carboxylase] ligase, producing the protein MEIISFDILPSTQKYIIDELKSGRLNPPCAVIAYEQSAGIGSRDNAWSGGKGNFFASIAISLDQLPSDLPLSSASIYFSYIMKQVLLEYNEKIWLKWPNDFYLNDEKVGGTITKKIDKILVCGIGINLKNEQNAYKALGIDIHPEILLEKYLFALKKFPKWKDIFSEYQVEFELSRRFSVHVENLKKSLSDAILEEDGSLLINGKKVYSLR; encoded by the coding sequence TTGGAGATCATATCATTTGATATACTTCCTTCTACGCAAAAGTATATTATTGATGAACTAAAATCAGGTAGACTAAACCCTCCTTGTGCAGTTATTGCTTACGAACAGAGTGCCGGCATTGGTAGCCGTGATAATGCATGGAGTGGCGGAAAAGGTAATTTCTTTGCTTCTATCGCTATTTCTTTAGACCAATTACCTTCTGATCTACCTTTAAGTTCAGCATCTATATATTTTTCATATATTATGAAACAAGTTCTATTGGAATATAATGAAAAAATATGGTTAAAATGGCCCAATGACTTCTATTTAAATGATGAAAAAGTAGGCGGAACCATCACAAAAAAAATAGATAAAATATTAGTGTGTGGAATTGGAATAAATTTAAAAAATGAACAAAATGCCTATAAGGCCCTTGGCATCGATATTCATCCGGAAATATTACTCGAAAAGTATCTTTTTGCACTGAAAAAATTTCCAAAATGGAAGGATATCTTTAGTGAGTATCAGGTAGAATTTGAATTAAGTAGAAGGTTCTCAGTGCACGTTGAAAACCTCAAAAAGAGCCTGTCAGACGCTATATTAGAGGAAGATGGCTCATTACTAATTAATGGGAAGAAGGTGTATAGTTTACGATGA
- the fmt gene encoding methionyl-tRNA formyltransferase, with protein sequence MSYKIVYMGTPHYAKEILATLIDADDMDVSLVLTQPDRPVGRKKILTPPPVKVLAEKHDIEVLQPNRLSDEGIVEAITAQKPDFIIVAAFGQLLPKSVLDIAPCINLHASLLPKYRGASPVQQSLLNGDKVTGVTSMLMEEGLDTGPMLEKIMFEIPQDMRLHALMEQLTNDACTLTLSTIRNFNDITPDAQNDTEATLCKKIKKSDGEVDFADAQILYNKYRAFEGWPGIFASNGTKFDEISLVESEKEHKAFELLGFEEDSVIVGCSKGSVKIGTIQPASKKPVEAKAYCVGRGIKVGDHII encoded by the coding sequence ATGAGTTACAAAATTGTATATATGGGAACCCCACATTATGCTAAAGAGATATTAGCAACTTTGATTGATGCAGATGATATGGATGTAAGTCTAGTGCTTACCCAGCCTGATCGGCCTGTGGGTCGTAAAAAAATACTTACCCCGCCGCCTGTCAAAGTTTTGGCGGAGAAACACGATATAGAAGTACTACAGCCAAACAGACTTAGTGATGAGGGAATTGTAGAAGCTATTACAGCACAAAAACCTGACTTTATCATCGTAGCAGCTTTTGGACAATTACTCCCTAAATCCGTACTAGATATCGCTCCATGTATCAATCTTCATGCTTCATTGCTTCCAAAATATAGAGGAGCATCTCCTGTTCAACAGTCACTGCTTAATGGAGATAAAGTAACAGGTGTTACTTCGATGTTGATGGAAGAGGGGTTGGATACGGGACCAATGTTAGAAAAGATAATGTTTGAGATCCCGCAAGACATGAGACTACATGCATTGATGGAGCAACTGACAAATGATGCATGCACACTGACTCTTTCCACAATTAGAAACTTTAATGACATTACACCTGATGCACAGAATGATACTGAAGCAACTCTGTGTAAAAAAATAAAGAAAAGTGATGGTGAAGTAGATTTTGCTGATGCCCAGATACTTTATAATAAATATCGTGCTTTTGAAGGGTGGCCGGGGATTTTTGCCAGCAACGGTACAAAGTTTGATGAGATAAGCCTGGTTGAAAGTGAAAAGGAACACAAAGCCTTTGAACTGCTCGGCTTTGAAGAGGATAGTGTCATTGTAGGTTGTAGTAAAGGATCTGTTAAGATCGGAACGATTCAGCCGGCATCTAAAAAGCCTGTCGAAGCTAAAGCATATTGTGTAGGAAGGGGGATAAAAGTTGGAGATCATATCATTTGA
- the proB gene encoding glutamate 5-kinase: MSRVVIKVGSHVLTENGMIAKRRMLALVELITVLKSNGYEVILVSSGAVAAGYTKLPLDRKSVANRQALAAIGQPLLLKMYQEQFDIFDIFCSQVLLSADVFESEKPIAHAKVAIDTLLTNGVIPIINENDTVSIDELVFGDNDRLSAHVAHYFDANLLVILSDIDAFYDKDPNRYEDAQRRAVVTELLPEELEAEHTPNNEFATGGIVTKLLSADFLMKHNREMFLASGFDLSDVKSFLIDKVHQGGTLFTTNK, encoded by the coding sequence ATGAGTCGTGTCGTTATCAAAGTAGGTTCTCATGTACTTACTGAGAATGGAATGATCGCAAAACGTCGTATGTTAGCACTTGTAGAGTTGATCACAGTGTTGAAATCGAATGGATATGAAGTGATATTGGTTAGTTCCGGTGCGGTAGCTGCAGGTTATACGAAACTTCCTCTTGATCGTAAGTCTGTGGCAAACAGACAAGCACTTGCAGCAATTGGCCAACCCCTACTGCTTAAGATGTATCAAGAACAGTTTGATATATTTGATATCTTTTGTTCTCAGGTACTTTTGAGCGCTGATGTATTCGAATCGGAAAAACCAATAGCACATGCGAAAGTAGCAATAGATACGCTATTGACCAATGGAGTTATACCGATTATCAATGAAAATGACACAGTAAGTATTGATGAATTGGTTTTTGGTGACAATGATAGACTTTCGGCACACGTTGCACACTATTTTGATGCAAATTTACTGGTGATCCTTTCGGATATTGATGCTTTTTATGATAAGGATCCAAATAGGTATGAAGATGCACAAAGGAGAGCAGTAGTAACTGAATTACTTCCAGAAGAACTTGAAGCAGAACATACACCTAATAATGAGTTTGCGACCGGCGGAATCGTTACAAAACTACTCTCAGCAGATTTTTTAATGAAACATAATAGAGAGATGTTCCTTGCTAGCGGATTTGATCTGAGTGATGTAAAGTCTTTTCTTATAGATAAAGTGCATCAAGGTGGAACACTTTTTACAACAAACAAATAA
- the obgE gene encoding GTPase ObgE produces MFVDSVELTVSSGKGGAGCVSFWTEKFVVKGGPDGGDGGRGGSVYFIVDNNTDTLSALRGRNHIKAENGKPGEGRKKYGRKGQDTTIIVPPGTTVVDVETGEELFDLLEEGEKVLFLEGGKGGLGNMHFKNASNQRPTYAQPGLPGITKHVRLEMKMVADVGLVGYPNVGKSTLISTLSNARPQVANYEFTTLTPKLGVVQVGDFDSFMMADIPGIIEGASDGRGLGLEFLRHIERTKTLLLLIDAANYREMKYQYESLLVELERYSEKLAQRKFAVAITKTDTFAVEEVNKLTEKFLSDIGLSANKTLNKFKANPEYSSYGFEKDFGVKLPQHEPLFVIPISSVTHLNTEALRYTLNDFVKAVKEEEQEEA; encoded by the coding sequence ATGTTTGTAGATAGTGTAGAGCTTACTGTAAGCTCAGGTAAAGGTGGAGCGGGATGTGTTTCATTTTGGACAGAAAAATTTGTTGTAAAGGGAGGACCTGACGGTGGTGACGGGGGCCGTGGCGGTTCAGTCTATTTTATAGTAGACAACAATACCGATACACTCTCCGCACTTCGTGGGCGTAACCATATTAAAGCGGAGAATGGGAAACCAGGAGAGGGACGTAAAAAATATGGACGTAAGGGTCAAGATACGACGATTATCGTACCACCGGGAACCACTGTAGTCGATGTAGAAACGGGTGAAGAGCTTTTTGACCTACTTGAAGAGGGTGAAAAGGTACTCTTTCTAGAAGGTGGAAAAGGCGGTCTTGGAAATATGCACTTTAAAAATGCAAGTAACCAAAGACCAACATATGCACAACCTGGTTTGCCGGGTATTACCAAACATGTCAGACTTGAGATGAAAATGGTTGCTGATGTAGGATTAGTTGGGTATCCAAATGTAGGGAAGTCGACACTGATCTCTACGCTCTCAAATGCTAGACCTCAAGTAGCTAACTATGAATTTACTACATTGACACCTAAACTGGGCGTAGTTCAGGTCGGGGATTTTGATTCATTTATGATGGCAGATATTCCAGGAATCATTGAAGGTGCAAGTGATGGTAGAGGATTAGGTTTAGAATTTTTACGTCATATCGAGAGAACCAAAACACTGCTTTTATTGATAGATGCAGCAAATTATAGAGAGATGAAATATCAATATGAGTCATTACTCGTAGAATTAGAACGGTATTCTGAAAAGCTGGCTCAACGTAAGTTTGCTGTAGCAATAACTAAAACGGATACTTTTGCAGTAGAAGAAGTGAATAAACTCACTGAAAAATTTTTGAGTGATATCGGTTTGAGTGCAAATAAAACACTCAATAAGTTTAAGGCAAATCCAGAGTACAGTTCATATGGATTTGAAAAAGACTTTGGTGTAAAACTTCCTCAACATGAGCCTCTATTTGTTATTCCGATTTCTTCGGTAACACACTTAAATACTGAGGCATTGCGTTATACTTTGAATGATTTTGTTAAAGCAGTTAAAGAAGAGGAACAAGAGGAGGCTTAA
- the rpmA gene encoding 50S ribosomal protein L27, whose protein sequence is MAHKKGQGSTQNNRDSAGRRLGVKKAGGEAVVPGNIIIRQRGTKVRPGNGVGIGKDHTIFAMIEGVVKFENHTAKQKKVSVVPA, encoded by the coding sequence ATGGCACATAAAAAAGGTCAGGGATCAACTCAGAATAACCGTGATTCAGCGGGACGTCGTTTAGGTGTTAAAAAAGCTGGTGGTGAAGCGGTAGTACCGGGAAATATCATCATTAGACAAAGAGGTACAAAAGTAAGACCAGGTAATGGTGTTGGTATTGGTAAAGACCATACAATCTTCGCAATGATCGAAGGTGTTGTTAAGTTTGAAAACCACACTGCTAAACAAAAGAAAGTATCAGTAGTACCTGCATAA
- the rplU gene encoding 50S ribosomal protein L21 — protein MYAIIKASGQQFKVKEGDIIAFDNMNLEPKSAVEFKEVLAIDNGELTVGTPFVEGAVVKGEVINEGRDKKVIIYKKRRRKDSKLKRGFRRDFTRVRITSIA, from the coding sequence ATGTACGCAATCATTAAAGCAAGTGGCCAGCAGTTCAAAGTAAAAGAGGGTGATATCATCGCTTTTGACAATATGAATCTTGAGCCAAAATCTGCAGTAGAATTCAAAGAAGTTCTTGCAATCGACAATGGTGAACTAACTGTAGGAACTCCTTTTGTAGAGGGTGCTGTAGTTAAAGGTGAAGTGATCAACGAAGGTAGAGATAAAAAAGTGATCATTTACAAAAAAAGAAGAAGAAAAGACTCTAAGCTAAAAAGAGGTTTCAGAAGAGACTTTACTAGAGTAAGAATTACTTCAATCGCATAA
- a CDS encoding RidA family protein has product MKEISTKDAPQAIGPYSQAIEANGFIFTSGQIALKPDGTLESGDIEHQTHQVMKNLYYVLEAAGAHFNDVVKTTIFLANMNDFEKVNEVYAHYFGLHKPARSTVAVKTLPKNVLVEIECIALAGANYTY; this is encoded by the coding sequence ATGAAAGAAATCTCAACAAAAGACGCACCGCAGGCAATAGGACCTTATTCTCAGGCGATTGAAGCAAATGGTTTTATCTTTACATCAGGACAAATCGCATTGAAACCGGATGGAACATTGGAGTCAGGTGATATAGAACATCAAACACATCAAGTAATGAAAAATCTTTACTATGTACTGGAAGCTGCGGGTGCGCACTTTAACGATGTAGTTAAAACAACAATCTTTTTAGCAAACATGAATGACTTTGAAAAAGTGAATGAGGTATATGCGCATTATTTTGGTCTGCATAAACCTGCAAGAAGTACAGTTGCAGTGAAAACGTTACCTAAAAATGTGCTTGTTGAGATAGAATGTATAGCGTTGGCAGGTGCAAATTACACATACTAG
- a CDS encoding HesA/MoeB/ThiF family protein, with protein MIQGMVTQEEYFNRQIQLWGSNVQQNLQKKKIAIIGSGGLGCSLAMALGTSGIGEIHMVDFDTVSDHNIHRQIAFTLEDEGKNKARSVAQLIEKKNPFVKAVAFEMNFEEFTGMGNGYDLILDATDNLPTRGQIDKFAKENETPWIYASVEEFNGQVCFFEASSFQVFNLSDHKPGGIAAPIVMHIASLQANLALRYLAGLPVVKDKLYYLYFNGEGELITQKFGMPTA; from the coding sequence ATGATACAAGGGATGGTAACGCAAGAAGAGTATTTCAATCGTCAGATTCAGCTATGGGGCTCAAACGTACAGCAGAACCTCCAGAAAAAAAAGATCGCGATTATAGGTTCGGGAGGACTTGGGTGCAGCCTGGCAATGGCCCTTGGTACTTCAGGCATCGGTGAGATACATATGGTGGATTTTGATACGGTTTCTGATCATAATATTCACCGGCAAATTGCATTTACACTTGAGGACGAAGGGAAGAATAAGGCCAGATCAGTAGCCCAACTCATCGAGAAAAAAAATCCTTTTGTCAAAGCCGTAGCTTTTGAAATGAACTTTGAAGAGTTTACAGGTATGGGAAATGGATATGATCTGATCCTGGATGCAACGGATAACCTTCCCACAAGAGGTCAAATTGACAAGTTTGCCAAAGAAAATGAAACACCTTGGATCTATGCCAGTGTAGAAGAGTTTAACGGTCAAGTCTGTTTCTTTGAAGCATCAAGCTTTCAAGTCTTTAACCTTTCTGACCATAAGCCGGGAGGTATAGCTGCACCGATCGTTATGCATATAGCATCCCTACAGGCAAATCTTGCACTCAGATATCTTGCAGGATTGCCTGTTGTAAAAGATAAGCTTTATTACCTTTACTTTAACGGCGAAGGCGAATTGATCACTCAGAAATTTGGAATGCCGACAGCGTAA